A single region of the Roseivivax sp. THAF197b genome encodes:
- a CDS encoding GNAT family N-acetyltransferase: protein MPALELRAAREQDAPAIAAIWAHWAETSTVTFTTDPPDADAIAAQIAERPIFLVAAGASGIAGYATYGAFRPGPGYRRCVEHTIHLAPDWRGQGTGGALLSAIEAHATRAGHRSLIGGLSGENAAAIAFHRKHGFQEAGRIRDAGRKFDRWIDLILMQKMLSSSA, encoded by the coding sequence ATGCCTGCGTTAGAGCTGCGCGCAGCCCGCGAGCAGGACGCGCCCGCCATCGCCGCCATCTGGGCGCATTGGGCCGAGACCAGCACCGTCACCTTCACGACCGATCCCCCGGACGCGGACGCCATTGCCGCCCAGATCGCCGAGCGTCCGATCTTTCTGGTGGCCGCGGGGGCAAGCGGGATTGCGGGCTACGCCACCTACGGGGCGTTTCGCCCCGGTCCCGGCTACCGCAGATGTGTCGAGCATACGATCCATCTCGCCCCCGATTGGCGCGGGCAGGGCACGGGTGGCGCGCTCCTTTCGGCGATCGAGGCGCATGCGACGCGGGCCGGGCACCGTTCGCTCATCGGAGGTCTCAGCGGGGAGAATGCCGCCGCCATCGCCTTTCACCGCAAACACGGCTTTCAGGAGGCCGGACGCATCCGCGATGCGGGGCGCAAGTTCGACCGCTGGATCGATTTGATCCTGATGCAAAAAATGCTGTCGTCTTCGGCCTGA
- a CDS encoding VOC family protein: MRLTLDHLAVPGETLAAATAHCEAMLSVPMGPGGRHARYGTHNRLLGLDGGLYLEAIAIDPDAAPPAGPRWFGLDTFAGAPRLVRWILRTDDMDAALDALPEAGQAVQLERGDLRWRMAVPASGEPAYDGLFPALIEWQSPTPAGDLLPPSGLVLTDLVIRHPDAPAMAARLAPYLDAPLVRFEPGPPGMEARLTGPDGAICLR; encoded by the coding sequence ATGCGCCTCACGCTCGATCACCTGGCCGTCCCGGGCGAGACGCTCGCCGCGGCAACCGCTCATTGCGAAGCCATGCTCTCCGTGCCGATGGGACCCGGCGGGCGACATGCGCGCTATGGCACCCATAACCGGCTTCTGGGGCTCGATGGAGGGCTGTATCTGGAGGCCATCGCCATCGACCCGGACGCCGCCCCGCCCGCAGGTCCGCGCTGGTTCGGTCTTGATACCTTCGCGGGGGCCCCACGATTGGTGCGCTGGATCCTGCGCACCGATGACATGGATGCGGCTCTCGACGCGCTGCCCGAGGCCGGGCAGGCGGTGCAGCTGGAACGCGGCGACCTGCGCTGGCGCATGGCCGTGCCCGCCTCGGGGGAGCCTGCCTATGACGGGCTCTTTCCCGCGCTTATCGAATGGCAAAGCCCGACGCCTGCCGGTGACCTGCTGCCACCCTCCGGGCTGGTCCTGACCGATCTTGTCATCCGCCATCCCGACGCACCCGCGATGGCCGCGCGGCTGGCACCCTATCTCGACGCGCCGCTGGTGCGCTTCGAGCCAGGCCCGCCGGGCATGGAGGCGCGGCTGACCGGCCCGGACGGTGCCATATGCCTGCGTTAG
- a CDS encoding helicase HerA-like domain-containing protein → MDNGIFVGGGGEGYGDKQWLDLAYANRHGLIAGATGTGKTVTLQILAEGFSNAGVPVFLSDVKGDLSGLAASGSAEFKLHGPFTERAATIGFSDYIYEAFPTTFWDLFGDQGHPIRTTVAEMGPLLISRLLELSEAQEGILNIAFRVADEEGLPLLDLKDLQALLVWVGENRETLSLRYGNIATQSVGAIQRRLLVLENQGGAKLFGEPALDLSDIMRLREGGRGQINILAADTLMASPRLYATFLLWLLSELFEELPEVGNPDKPKLVFFFDEAHLLFDDAPKALVDKVEQVARLIRSKGVGVYFITQNPDDVPEDILGQLGNRVQHALRAFTARDRKALRLAAETYRENPRFDIEEAIKEVGTGEAVTSMLQKKGVPGVAERTLIRPPSSQLGPLDPSARRAIIDASDLDLKYRKTLDRASAYEMLKARAEEAAKAAEEEERREDEAEMAEREYKAARRYSGSRVERSTSRPTRRRSSRDTSIGGAIASAVVKELKGTTGRRIVRGILGGLFKGR, encoded by the coding sequence ATGGATAACGGCATCTTCGTGGGTGGTGGCGGCGAAGGCTACGGCGACAAGCAATGGCTCGATCTGGCCTATGCCAACCGCCACGGGCTGATCGCGGGCGCGACCGGTACGGGCAAAACGGTGACGTTGCAGATCCTCGCCGAAGGCTTTTCGAATGCGGGTGTGCCGGTCTTCCTGTCGGACGTGAAGGGTGATCTTTCGGGTCTTGCGGCGAGCGGATCGGCGGAGTTCAAACTGCATGGCCCCTTCACCGAGCGCGCGGCGACGATCGGTTTCTCGGACTACATCTACGAGGCCTTTCCGACCACCTTCTGGGACCTTTTCGGCGATCAGGGCCATCCGATCCGCACCACCGTGGCCGAGATGGGGCCGCTGCTGATCTCTCGCCTGCTGGAACTTTCAGAGGCGCAGGAGGGCATCCTCAACATCGCGTTCCGTGTCGCTGACGAAGAAGGCCTGCCGCTTCTCGATCTCAAGGATCTGCAGGCGCTCCTGGTCTGGGTGGGCGAGAACCGCGAGACGCTGTCGCTGCGCTACGGCAATATCGCCACCCAATCGGTGGGTGCGATCCAGCGGCGTCTACTGGTGCTCGAGAACCAGGGCGGGGCGAAGCTCTTCGGCGAACCCGCGCTCGACCTGTCGGACATCATGCGCCTGCGCGAAGGCGGGCGCGGGCAGATCAACATCCTCGCCGCCGATACGCTGATGGCCTCGCCCCGGCTATACGCGACCTTCCTTCTGTGGCTCCTGTCCGAGCTCTTCGAGGAGCTGCCCGAGGTGGGCAATCCCGACAAGCCGAAGCTCGTCTTCTTCTTCGACGAGGCGCATCTGCTGTTCGACGACGCGCCCAAGGCGCTGGTGGACAAGGTCGAACAGGTGGCGCGGCTCATCCGCTCGAAGGGCGTGGGCGTCTATTTCATCACCCAGAACCCCGACGATGTGCCCGAGGACATCCTGGGCCAGCTCGGCAACCGCGTGCAGCATGCGCTGCGCGCCTTCACCGCGCGCGACCGCAAGGCGCTGCGGCTGGCCGCCGAGACCTACCGCGAGAACCCGCGCTTCGACATCGAGGAGGCGATCAAGGAGGTCGGCACCGGTGAGGCGGTGACCTCCATGCTGCAGAAGAAGGGCGTGCCCGGCGTGGCCGAGCGCACGCTGATCCGCCCGCCCTCGTCGCAGCTGGGCCCGCTCGATCCCTCGGCGCGGCGGGCGATCATCGATGCCAGCGATCTCGATCTGAAATACCGCAAGACGCTCGACCGCGCCTCGGCCTACGAGATGCTGAAAGCCCGCGCCGAGGAGGCGGCGAAAGCGGCCGAGGAGGAAGAGCGCCGCGAGGACGAGGCCGAAATGGCCGAGCGCGAATACAAGGCCGCCCGGCGTTATTCGGGCAGCCGCGTGGAACGCTCCACATCCCGGCCGACGCGGCGGCGTTCCTCGCGCGACACGTCCATCGGCGGGGCCATCGCATCAGCCGTCGTGAAGGAGCTCAAGGGCACCACGGGCCGCCGCATCGTGCGCGGCATCCTGGGCGGGCTCTTCAAGGGACGGTGA
- a CDS encoding invasion associated locus B family protein, which yields MKTTLTHLSLIALLSAAPALAQDESAAPETEDAAPAQSEPAQSESDAPASPPIFDTGEPVGDATAEGGAEGESTSYVRETIGDWSIQCLRNPDGDDPCQLYQLLNDADGNSVAEVSLFKVEGQGQAVAGANFIVPLETLLTQKLTVAVDGGQAKRYDFAFCAQLGCVARVGFTEADINQFKRGATANVTIVPAAAPDQTVTVGMSLTGFTDSYDSVAVSQ from the coding sequence ATGAAGACGACGCTGACCCACCTTTCCCTCATTGCCCTTCTGTCCGCAGCGCCCGCGCTGGCCCAGGACGAAAGCGCGGCCCCCGAAACCGAAGATGCGGCGCCTGCACAAAGTGAGCCTGCGCAAAGCGAAAGCGACGCCCCCGCAAGCCCGCCGATCTTCGACACGGGCGAGCCTGTGGGCGATGCCACGGCCGAAGGCGGCGCAGAGGGCGAAAGCACAAGCTACGTGCGCGAGACCATCGGCGACTGGTCGATCCAGTGCCTGCGCAATCCAGACGGCGACGATCCCTGCCAGCTCTACCAGCTTCTGAATGACGCCGACGGCAATTCCGTGGCCGAGGTCAGCCTGTTCAAGGTTGAGGGCCAGGGCCAGGCGGTGGCGGGTGCCAATTTCATCGTGCCGCTCGAGACGCTGCTGACCCAGAAGCTGACGGTCGCGGTCGATGGCGGTCAGGCCAAGCGCTACGACTTCGCCTTCTGCGCGCAGCTGGGCTGCGTGGCGCGGGTGGGCTTCACCGAGGCGGATATCAACCAGTTCAAGCGGGGCGCCACGGCCAACGTGACCATCGTGCCCGCAGCGGCACCGGATCAGACCGTGACGGTGGGCATGTCGCTCACGGGCTTCACCGACAGCTACGATTCGGTGGCCGTGTCGCAGTAG